One segment of Theobroma cacao cultivar B97-61/B2 chromosome 9, Criollo_cocoa_genome_V2, whole genome shotgun sequence DNA contains the following:
- the LOC18589903 gene encoding glucan endo-1,3-beta-glucosidase, translating into MASFKPRNTRASMAAVLLLLGLLVSQTEITGAQSIGVCYGRNGDNLPGAAEVVSLYQSNGIGRMRIYDPNQETLNALRGSNIELILDVPLDKLRDLSDAAAANDWVQRNVVSFSPDVKFRYIAIGNEVSPSDQRAAFVLPAMTNVHNALAAVGLQDQIKVSTAVASSVIGTSSPPSAGSFSDTSSPFITPIISFLASNGAPLLANIYPYFSYTGDPTNIGLDFALFTAPGVVLQDGQYSYQNLFDALVDSLYSALEKTGGANVNIVVSESGWPSEGGNAANVDNAGKYYRNLINHVTQGTPKRSGQAIETYLFAMFDENLKAAGFEQHFGLFLPNRQPKYQINLG; encoded by the exons ATGGCTTCATTCAAACCAAGAAATACCAGAGCTTCTATGGCTGCTGTGTTGCTGCTTTTGGGATTATTGGTATCTCAAACGGAGATAACAG GTGCACAATCCATAGGCGTCTGCTATGGCagaaatggagacaatttacCAGGAGCAGCAGAAGTTGTAAGTCTTTATCAATCAAATGGCATTGGAAGGATGAGAATTTATGATCCAAATCAGGAAACTCTCAATGCCCTCAGAGGATCTAACATAGAACTCATCCTTGATGTCCCTCTTGACAAACTCCGAGACCTTTCTGATGCTGCAGCTGCAAATGACTGGGTCCAGAGAAATGTTGTGTCTTTCTCTCCTGATGTCAAATTCCGATACATTGCAATTGGAAATGAAGTTTCACCTTCCGACCAGCGGGCGGCATTTGTTCTGCCTGCCATGACAAATGTTCACAATGCCCTTGCAGCAGTCGGTCTACAAGACCAGATTAAGGTCTCAACAGCAGTAGCCTCATCTGTGATTGGAACATCATCTCCTCCATCAGCTGGTTCATTTAGTGACACATCAAGTCCATTTATAACTCCAATCATCAGCTTCCTGGCAAGTAATGGAGCACCACTTCTTGCTAATATATACCCCTACTTCAGCTACACTGGTGACCCTACAAATATTGGCCTTGACTTTGCCTTGTTCACTGCCCCTGGGGTTGTACTACAAGATGGTCAGTATAGCTACCAAAATCTCTTTGATGCATTGGTTGATTCACTTTATTCTGCTCTGGAGAAGACGGGAGGGGCTAACGTGAACATTGTTGTATCGGAGAGTGGTTGGCCATCTGAGGGTGGAAATGCAGCGAATGTTGATAATGCAGGCAAATACTATAGGAACCTGATTAATCATGTGACACAAGGGACACCGAAAAGGTCAGGTCAGGCTATAGAAACATACCTATTTGCCATGTTTGATGAAAATCTAAAGGCTGCGGGGTTTGAGCAACACTTCGGTCTGTTCCTCCCTAACAGACAACCAAAGTATCAAATAAATTTGGGCTGA
- the LOC18589899 gene encoding glucan endo-1,3-beta-glucosidase, whose protein sequence is MDFLSAISNKSFMVVTYLILGIFISCSHTITGAGAIGVCNGGIADNLPSEQEVVDLYTSNGIGKMRIYDPNQATLQALRGTNIELILGVPNGDLQSVATASAANDWVQKNVVAFSPDVRFRYIAVGNEVKPTDAAAQFVLPAMMNIYNALVSAKLDGQMKVSTSVDTTLLGNSYPPSAGSFSASASSYITPIINFLASTGAPLLANIYTYFAYISDPKTIDPSYALFTAQGTVVQDGALGYQNLFDATLDAFYSAVEAAEGANVEIVVSESGWPSAGETAATVDNASTYYKNLVDHVNKGTPKRPGKPIETYLFAMFDENQKGPAETERHFGLFSPNKQPKYKISFSAPSIGVCNGRIADDLPSEQDVVNFYKINGIGAMRIYDPNQFTLQALKGTNIQLILGIPNAALQSLTDPSAASDFVKRNIVSFSPAVKFRYISVGNEVKPTDPEAQFVLPAMRNIYNALVSANLKGQIKVSTSVEPTLLGNSYPPSAGLFSEAARPYIIPIIKFLASNGSPLLANIYTYFSYIGDTKNIDLGFALFTSPGVVVQDGPSGYQNLFDATLDSLYSALEKIGAANLEIVVSESGWPSAGGTAATVENASTYYKNLIKHVKNGTPKRPGKPIETYLFAMFDENRKGPAETERHFGLFSPNKQPKYPIKFV, encoded by the exons ATGGATTTCCTAAGTGCGATAAGTAACAAAAGTTTCATGGTTGTCACATATCTAATCCTAGGAATTTTCATATCCTGCAGCCACACCATAACAG GTGCAGGAGCCATAGGCGTATGCAATGGAGGAATTGCCGATAATTTGCCCAGTGAACAAGAAGTTGTAGATCTCTATACATCAAATGGAATCGGGAAAATGAGAATCTATGATCCGAATCAAGCAACTCTCCAGGCCCTTAGAGGAACAAACATAGAACTAATCCTTGGTGTCCCAAATGGTGACCTTCAATCCGTTGCCACTGCCTCAGCTGCAAATGATTGGGTCCAAAAAAATGTAGTAGCCTTCTCACCAGACGTTAGATTCCGCTATATTGCTGTTGGAAATGAAGTAAAGCCAACTGATGCAGCAGCTCAATTTGTTCTCCCTGCAATGATGAACATTTACAATGCTTTGGTGTCAGCAAAATTAGATGGTCAGATGAAGGTTTCTACATCAGTGGATACAACTTTGTTAGGAAATTCCTATCCTCCCTCAGCAGGCTCTTTTAGTGCTAGTGCAAGTTCTTACATAACACCAATCATCAACTTCCTGGCAAGCACTGGGGCACCACTTCTTGCCAATATCTACACTTACTTTGCTTACATTAGTGACCCAAAAACCATCGATCCTAGCTATGCCTTGTTCACAGCTCAGGGAACTGTGGTACAAGATGGCGCACTCGGGtatcaaaatctttttgatGCAACGTTGGATGCGTTTTATTCTGCTGTAGAGGCGGCAGAGGGTGCCAATGTGGAGATTGTCGTGTCAGAGAGTGGTTGGCCATCTGCTGGAGAGACCGCGGCAACAGTTGACAATGCAAGCACTTATTATAAGAATTTGGTCGATCATGTTAACAAGGGAACTCCCAAGCGGCCTGGAAAACCTATAGAAACTTATCTGTTTGCCATGTTTGATGAAAATCAGAAGGGTCCTGCTGAAACTGAGCGCCATTTCGGCCTCTTCTCCCCTAATAAACAgccaaaatataaaatcagTTTCA GTGCACCATCCATAGGCGTATGTAATGGAAGAATTGCCGATGATTTGCCCTCTGAACAAGATGTTGTGAATTTCTACAAAATCAATGGCATTGGAGCAATGAGAATCTATGATCCAAATCAGTTCACTCTCCAAGCCCTCAAAGGAACAAACATACAACTAATCCTCGGTATCCCGAATGCTGCTCTTCAGTCCCTTACCGATCCTTCAGCTGCAAGtgattttgttaaaagaaATATAGTATCCTTCTCGCCTGCAGTCAAATTTCGCTACATTTCTGTCGGAAACGAAGTAAAGCCAACTGATCCGGAAGCACAATTTGTTCTGCCTGCAATGCGGAACATTTACAATGCTTTGGTATCAGCAAATTTAAAAGGACAAATCAAGGTTTCTACATCAGTTGAACCAACTTTGTTGGGCAATTCTTACCCTCCCTCGGCAGGGCTGTTCAGTGAAGCTGCACGTCCTTACATAATACCAATCATCAAATTCTTAGCAAGCAATGGGTCACCTCTACTTGCCAATATCTATACCTACTTCAGCTACATCGGTGACACGAAGAACATCGATCTTGGCTTTGCGTTGTTTACATCTCCGGGAGTTGTAGTGCAAGATGGACCATCCGGGTATCAGAATCTGTTTGATGCAACATTGGATTCTTTGTATTCTGCTCTTGAGAAAATAGGAGCTGCCAATTTGGAAATCGTAGTCTCAGAGAGTGGTTGGCCATCTGCTGGAGGCACCGCAGCAACAGTTGAAAATGCAAGCACTTACTACAAGAATTTGATCAAACATGTTAAGAATGGAACCCCAAAGAGGCCTGGAAAACCTATAGAAACTTATTTGTTTGCAATGTTTGATGAGAATCGAAAGGGTCCTGCTGAAACTGAGCGCCATTTCGGCCTCTTCTCCCCTAATAAGCAGCCCAAGTATCCAATCAAATTCGTTTAG